One part of the Arthrobacter sp. EM1 genome encodes these proteins:
- a CDS encoding sugar transferase, with the protein MSSTKAQPRHSHRSWQTRWIPAATAWRSGGQAAAALPLLQPAAVPLAARAPSTSGRAWVKFYRRGLRCTDILVVLLATASGIEAEASADLSAGAGVPLGGGGSVVFAAGVALLWAAFLVVYRTRDSTILGVGSDEYKRVVAATLNVFGLAAMVAVLTQWNAAGAMFLVGLPVGILGLAGSRWIWRQWINSQRLRGHYLSRVVVSGEPEDVRYVIRQLNRKSGATFEVLGTLVSGGTAGTSLRIDNREVPILGGLNDIVPAVQEAGATAVIVAGPMPGGNNGLRELGWMLEEHQAELVLASNLTNVAGPRMHLRQVEGLPLMHVDLPRYAGGKHRIKRAMDVVLAAGALLALAPVFLVLALIVRSDSPGPSFFRQERVGKDGKRFYMLKFRSMVESAEDDLNALMAQNQAAGVLFKIQHDPRITRCGRWMRKYSLDELPQFWNVLRGDMSMVGPRPPLPREVELYERNINRRLLTKPGITGLWQIGGRSDLPWEDAVRLDLYYVENWSMWGDVVILWRTLKVVISPEGAY; encoded by the coding sequence ATGAGCAGCACCAAGGCCCAGCCAAGGCATTCACACCGGAGCTGGCAAACCCGTTGGATACCCGCCGCAACGGCGTGGCGTTCCGGGGGGCAAGCAGCCGCAGCCCTGCCGTTGCTGCAGCCGGCCGCGGTGCCGCTGGCGGCCCGCGCACCAAGTACTTCCGGCCGGGCCTGGGTCAAGTTCTATCGGCGGGGCCTGCGCTGCACCGACATACTCGTTGTACTGCTGGCTACGGCCTCCGGTATCGAGGCCGAGGCGTCAGCTGACCTCTCCGCCGGCGCCGGAGTACCCCTTGGCGGCGGCGGCTCCGTGGTTTTCGCCGCCGGCGTCGCACTGCTGTGGGCGGCGTTCCTCGTTGTGTACCGGACCCGGGACTCGACCATTCTGGGCGTAGGGTCGGACGAATACAAACGCGTTGTGGCCGCGACCTTGAACGTTTTCGGGCTGGCCGCCATGGTTGCCGTGCTGACCCAGTGGAATGCTGCAGGGGCAATGTTTCTTGTGGGGCTGCCGGTGGGAATCCTCGGGCTGGCGGGAAGCCGGTGGATCTGGCGGCAATGGATTAACTCCCAGCGGCTCCGGGGCCACTACCTTTCCCGTGTTGTGGTTTCCGGGGAACCTGAGGATGTCAGGTATGTCATCCGGCAGTTGAATCGAAAGTCCGGTGCAACCTTCGAAGTACTTGGAACACTGGTCTCCGGGGGGACGGCAGGGACGTCGCTCCGTATTGATAACCGCGAAGTCCCGATCCTTGGCGGCCTGAACGACATCGTCCCGGCCGTCCAGGAAGCCGGCGCGACGGCGGTTATTGTGGCGGGGCCGATGCCGGGTGGAAACAACGGGCTCCGTGAGCTGGGCTGGATGCTGGAGGAGCATCAGGCGGAGCTGGTGCTGGCGTCAAACCTCACCAACGTTGCCGGTCCCCGGATGCACCTGCGCCAGGTGGAAGGACTTCCCCTGATGCATGTGGACCTGCCCCGGTACGCCGGTGGAAAGCACCGGATAAAACGTGCGATGGACGTGGTCCTCGCCGCCGGCGCACTGTTGGCCCTCGCACCGGTTTTCCTCGTCCTGGCCTTGATCGTCCGCTCGGACAGCCCGGGACCGTCCTTCTTCCGGCAGGAACGCGTGGGCAAGGACGGGAAACGTTTCTACATGCTCAAGTTCCGTTCGATGGTGGAGAGCGCGGAGGACGACCTGAACGCGCTGATGGCACAGAACCAGGCCGCGGGAGTGCTGTTCAAGATCCAACACGATCCACGGATCACCCGGTGCGGTCGATGGATGCGCAAGTACTCCCTCGATGAGCTCCCGCAGTTCTGGAATGTGCTCCGCGGCGACATGAGCATGGTTGGCCCGAGGCCGCCGTTGCCCCGGGAAGTCGAGCTGTACGAACGCAATATCAACCGCCGGCTGCTGACAAAGCCCGGGATTACAGGACTCTGGCAAATTGGCGGACGCTCGGATCTGCCGTGGGAGGACGCTGTGCGCCTCGACCTCTACTATGTGGAGAACTGGTCCATGTGGGGAGACGTGGTCATTCTCTGGCGGACCTTGAAGGTAGTGATCAGTCCCGAAGGGGCCTACTAG
- a CDS encoding LuxR C-terminal-related transcriptional regulator encodes MISLDSSRKRRAGPRPAAAAGVPIGRTEEARLAVESVLGPDHVAVLLFGDSGIGKSTLVEAVVAELQHAVTPVRIHGSASLANVPYGVLGPFIVGLPVQEATSQLAVLRTFWSRLEEERRVSQKPLLLVVDDAHDLDESTAGILVELAAAGWAKMLVAAQTRPGLPEPLLQLWFEGIAKRLDLRPLTREQTSHMLEATLGPQVLPSVAEILWEASAGNPLLLSGLIADAKADGTLLQRNGVWLLLRPLKSHGARLTDVVRRQLLRRSPAERQALNLIALAEPVTRDAIESAVGEDPVAALIEHELIRVTPAPYPQLRLWHSTYGDALRNLISPARSLQLRQSLLRLMGSEPTSAEGLLRQVSWSMDCGVEVEDRQLLRAAALASRLYEDDLARRAAALVKDPELQVAARAVTARTYFNTSDYAAARDILEVDFAQGQSVAVLLTGTLMWAAVQAALGHAPADIMDRARALLAAGERLARANPDDAEQILGATRERYATMHAMVYALAGEYRQGADTDAADEAAPANTLESAFRLALASERLLVQGKAVQSFAVISEALETAGTGVDELYFLAEFLVARAVAAVVHGGDWAAAGKLLAGLAAGQGPNLISFGGGVHAAQGIIQLYQGKASQALTTLSVALESLRLTDPQQLFALTASMAFAAAADVGATDKAAAFLADYEAAPRPVSRYLRVLSQMAVTYGKARLGNYPGAVTELRALGRPPGDGSTAGLELDSLAFCLSLGDRDAATRLLELRPGLEGPRPAAICHYAAAISSDRATDHLEAGKSCEAAELWGFAALAYDAAADGYRGTGDTLRERMAMAQRKRCLERADGVAAQDEEAEDDALGLLTRRERDIVALAVRGLGDRQIAAELQVSVRTVEGHLYRSYAKLNIKGRDQLPGSAGS; translated from the coding sequence GTGATCTCCTTGGACTCATCTAGGAAGCGCCGGGCCGGGCCGCGCCCAGCCGCTGCAGCCGGAGTCCCGATCGGGCGGACGGAGGAGGCGCGTTTGGCGGTGGAGTCGGTCCTCGGCCCCGACCACGTCGCTGTGCTCCTGTTCGGCGACAGCGGAATCGGCAAGTCGACCCTCGTGGAAGCCGTGGTCGCCGAACTTCAGCATGCCGTAACGCCGGTCCGGATTCATGGCAGCGCCTCGCTGGCCAATGTCCCCTACGGCGTGCTGGGTCCTTTTATCGTCGGGTTGCCGGTGCAGGAAGCCACTTCTCAACTCGCGGTACTCAGGACGTTCTGGTCCCGGTTGGAGGAAGAGCGCCGCGTCTCCCAAAAGCCCCTGCTGCTGGTGGTGGACGACGCCCACGACCTCGACGAGTCGACGGCGGGCATCCTGGTGGAACTTGCCGCTGCCGGCTGGGCAAAAATGCTCGTAGCAGCGCAGACGCGGCCCGGCCTGCCGGAACCGCTGTTGCAGCTGTGGTTTGAGGGCATCGCGAAACGCCTCGACCTGCGCCCGCTGACCCGCGAGCAGACAAGCCACATGCTGGAAGCAACGCTGGGGCCGCAGGTCCTGCCCAGCGTTGCGGAGATCCTTTGGGAAGCCTCGGCGGGCAACCCGCTGCTGCTCAGTGGCCTCATCGCCGATGCGAAGGCCGATGGCACGCTGCTGCAGCGTAACGGGGTCTGGTTGCTCTTGCGTCCGCTCAAGAGCCACGGGGCCCGGTTGACGGACGTCGTGCGCCGGCAACTGCTCCGGCGCTCACCGGCAGAGCGCCAGGCACTGAACCTGATTGCCCTGGCGGAGCCCGTGACCCGGGATGCTATCGAATCCGCTGTGGGCGAAGATCCGGTGGCGGCCCTGATCGAACATGAATTGATCCGGGTGACGCCGGCACCGTACCCTCAACTGCGCCTGTGGCACTCGACGTACGGGGACGCCTTGCGCAACCTGATATCGCCGGCCCGCAGCCTGCAGCTCCGGCAGAGCCTGCTCCGGTTGATGGGCAGTGAACCGACGTCGGCAGAAGGCCTGCTTCGCCAGGTGAGCTGGTCGATGGACTGCGGAGTGGAAGTCGAAGACCGCCAGCTGCTGCGGGCAGCCGCCCTGGCCAGCCGGCTCTACGAGGATGATTTGGCCCGCCGGGCCGCTGCGCTGGTCAAGGACCCTGAACTGCAGGTGGCAGCACGGGCAGTGACGGCACGGACCTACTTCAATACCTCGGACTATGCCGCAGCCCGGGACATCCTGGAGGTCGACTTCGCCCAAGGACAGAGCGTAGCTGTCCTCCTGACGGGAACGCTGATGTGGGCCGCTGTCCAGGCAGCCCTGGGCCACGCGCCGGCGGACATCATGGACCGGGCCCGGGCACTCCTGGCTGCCGGGGAGCGGCTGGCCAGGGCCAACCCGGATGACGCCGAACAAATCCTCGGTGCCACCCGGGAGCGGTACGCCACCATGCACGCCATGGTGTATGCACTTGCGGGGGAATACCGGCAGGGTGCCGATACGGACGCGGCCGACGAAGCCGCCCCGGCCAACACCCTGGAATCAGCGTTCAGGCTGGCGCTGGCCTCGGAGCGGCTCCTGGTCCAGGGCAAGGCCGTTCAGTCCTTCGCTGTTATTTCCGAAGCCTTGGAAACCGCAGGCACGGGGGTCGATGAACTGTATTTCCTCGCGGAATTCCTCGTTGCACGGGCGGTGGCCGCCGTGGTCCATGGCGGCGACTGGGCAGCTGCCGGAAAGCTCCTCGCCGGACTGGCAGCAGGCCAGGGACCCAACCTCATCTCCTTCGGCGGGGGAGTCCACGCCGCGCAGGGTATTATCCAGCTGTATCAAGGCAAAGCGTCGCAGGCGCTGACGACGCTCAGTGTGGCGCTGGAGTCGCTGCGGCTTACGGATCCCCAGCAGCTCTTCGCCCTGACTGCCTCGATGGCGTTCGCCGCAGCCGCCGACGTCGGTGCCACCGACAAAGCCGCAGCATTCCTCGCCGACTATGAAGCTGCGCCGCGGCCGGTGTCCCGGTACCTGCGCGTTCTCTCGCAGATGGCAGTCACCTACGGCAAGGCTCGGCTCGGTAATTACCCGGGCGCCGTTACGGAGCTGCGCGCACTGGGCCGGCCACCCGGCGACGGTTCCACCGCAGGCCTGGAACTGGACTCGCTGGCGTTCTGCCTGTCCCTCGGAGACCGGGACGCGGCGACCAGGCTGCTTGAGCTCCGACCCGGGCTGGAAGGCCCCAGGCCGGCTGCGATCTGCCACTATGCGGCGGCGATCAGTTCCGACCGGGCCACCGACCATCTGGAAGCCGGGAAGAGCTGCGAAGCGGCTGAGCTGTGGGGTTTCGCGGCGCTTGCCTACGACGCCGCTGCTGACGGATACCGGGGAACCGGTGATACCCTGCGCGAGCGGATGGCGATGGCCCAGCGGAAGCGGTGCTTGGAAAGGGCAGACGGTGTCGCTGCACAGGACGAGGAAGCTGAGGACGACGCCCTGGGCCTGCTGACCCGTCGTGAACGCGACATCGTAGCGCTGGCGGTACGTGGCCTGGGTGACCGGCAGATAGCCGCGGAGCTGCAGGTATCCGTCCGGACCGTTGAGGGCCACCTTTACCGCAGTTATGCAAAGCTCAACATCAAAGGCCGCGACCAACTCCCCGGTTCGGCCGGCAGCTAA
- a CDS encoding LuxR family transcriptional regulator, with protein MFQHSGSLPAGSGTTVPVPSSQHSHPGWHDRPYARRDLVANILAGLQSGSGCGVVLVGEHGAGKSFLAQRAVEQLGDGHLVVQVRGSSISSKLPYGALSVLLNDLDASHLEHPLMVLRGLTQLLHSKAKGRRVVLFVDNAHDLDELSTMMVAQLSAGGHVSLLAACVDLPNVGGDIMGLWKDDMLRRVDLGPFDFTETATTLQHEYGGHFSHAAARALWNASGGNALFLHSLTREQIKLGTIVRQDGTWILGDRPVSLTGEIRDVVRARLNRLSSGQRDVFELLSLAGSVPLQTLMNVANSQDMDALQERGMIRVSHDHPPTVSIANPVVASIVASVVPPGRSAELRRRLGAGMEESERADAAGSKEVAWALDCGEEVRPGRALSAAKMANDESDPTAALRFIQEIDGQESMVGAAIESARAHLNVNNEDSARRVLQVLGHTLEKDAEFADWAAIEFLRAELDKRQPATAAQAGARLLEIGRRLEAQPLEANVADLREKLRSASAELAVFEGRYQDVLTMFADVDTCDLGSERKIVAASLVCEAMAATGDVLAATALGREVMAAAVRSGISDTSIRQIRCRFLLLLLLCGKFGEASACLTAAAATAEPQARLGGIFEIGQGIVDLHRGLLSEALPKLQAGLLQLKVQDHESLWALATSAGAYAACLQGEEDKAEAMLSALGKKDAKGAWIAERMTRYYELSARAELGQRTAAIRFLTAEADIDEAAGALSTGLLFLSAAARLGDRQVGQKLAGLATQVNGRFAALCLRLAEGLKKSDSEQLLGAAKDAEELGHTIFARDAARKAVSCAHDAGNRISLRIAQRMQQSVEDRIGGPKNGLHSLTTSTLTAREIEVAVRAASGTSNRKIAEQIHVSVRTVEGHLYQVYAKLHVASRAELKEVMSGPVDNVRLG; from the coding sequence ATGTTTCAGCACAGCGGTAGCTTGCCCGCGGGCAGCGGCACTACAGTCCCAGTTCCTTCCAGCCAACACTCACATCCGGGGTGGCACGACAGGCCATATGCCCGTCGGGACCTCGTCGCGAACATTCTCGCCGGGCTGCAATCCGGTTCAGGCTGCGGCGTTGTCCTGGTGGGGGAGCACGGCGCGGGCAAGTCCTTCCTGGCCCAGCGCGCGGTCGAACAGCTCGGGGACGGCCATCTTGTGGTCCAGGTACGGGGCAGCTCCATCTCCTCGAAGCTTCCCTACGGTGCCCTGAGTGTGCTCTTGAATGACCTCGATGCCTCGCACCTCGAGCATCCGCTGATGGTCCTCCGCGGGCTGACACAGCTGCTCCACAGCAAAGCCAAGGGACGCCGGGTTGTTCTGTTTGTCGACAACGCCCACGACCTCGACGAGCTCTCGACGATGATGGTTGCCCAGTTAAGCGCCGGCGGCCATGTGTCCTTGCTGGCAGCATGTGTGGACCTGCCCAATGTCGGCGGCGACATCATGGGGCTGTGGAAGGATGACATGCTGCGCCGGGTGGACCTTGGCCCGTTCGATTTCACCGAAACCGCCACCACCCTGCAGCACGAATACGGCGGGCACTTCTCGCACGCTGCCGCCCGGGCGTTGTGGAACGCCAGCGGCGGCAACGCACTGTTCCTGCACTCTTTGACCCGGGAGCAGATCAAGCTGGGAACCATTGTCCGTCAGGACGGCACCTGGATCCTGGGCGATCGGCCGGTTTCCCTGACCGGAGAAATCCGGGACGTCGTCAGGGCCCGGCTCAACCGTCTGAGCAGCGGCCAGCGCGATGTCTTCGAGCTGCTGTCCCTCGCCGGTTCCGTGCCGCTGCAGACCCTAATGAATGTTGCCAATTCCCAGGACATGGACGCACTCCAGGAGCGTGGCATGATCCGGGTCAGCCACGACCATCCGCCGACTGTCAGTATTGCCAACCCGGTAGTGGCGAGCATTGTGGCCAGCGTCGTGCCGCCAGGGCGCAGCGCCGAACTCCGGCGGCGCCTCGGCGCGGGGATGGAGGAATCGGAACGGGCAGACGCTGCGGGCTCGAAGGAAGTTGCGTGGGCGCTGGATTGCGGCGAGGAAGTACGGCCCGGACGTGCACTCTCGGCAGCGAAGATGGCAAACGATGAGTCTGATCCCACCGCTGCGCTGAGGTTCATTCAGGAGATTGACGGACAGGAATCCATGGTCGGGGCCGCGATCGAATCTGCTCGTGCTCACCTCAACGTCAATAACGAGGATTCGGCCCGGCGGGTTTTGCAGGTCCTGGGCCACACGCTCGAAAAGGATGCTGAGTTCGCTGATTGGGCTGCCATTGAGTTTCTTCGCGCAGAACTGGACAAGCGCCAGCCCGCGACAGCCGCCCAGGCAGGCGCCAGGCTGTTGGAAATCGGACGACGGCTTGAGGCGCAGCCACTGGAGGCGAACGTGGCGGATCTCCGCGAAAAGCTGCGGAGCGCCAGCGCGGAATTGGCCGTTTTTGAGGGCCGCTACCAGGATGTCCTGACGATGTTTGCCGACGTGGACACCTGCGATTTAGGCAGCGAAAGGAAGATTGTGGCCGCCAGCCTGGTCTGCGAGGCGATGGCTGCCACCGGCGATGTCCTGGCAGCGACAGCACTGGGCCGGGAGGTGATGGCCGCCGCCGTCCGCAGCGGAATTTCGGACACATCGATCCGGCAGATCCGCTGCCGCTTCCTGCTGCTGCTGCTGCTCTGCGGAAAATTTGGCGAGGCCAGCGCGTGCCTGACTGCGGCCGCGGCGACCGCCGAGCCGCAGGCCCGGCTGGGCGGCATTTTCGAGATCGGGCAAGGGATTGTGGATCTGCATCGAGGGCTGCTGAGCGAGGCCTTGCCCAAGCTCCAGGCCGGCCTCCTGCAGCTTAAGGTCCAGGATCACGAATCCCTCTGGGCACTTGCCACGTCCGCGGGCGCCTATGCAGCCTGCCTGCAGGGGGAGGAAGACAAGGCCGAGGCCATGTTGTCAGCGCTCGGTAAGAAGGACGCCAAGGGGGCCTGGATCGCCGAGCGGATGACCAGGTACTACGAGCTGTCCGCCCGTGCCGAGCTCGGACAACGGACGGCCGCCATTCGGTTCCTGACGGCAGAAGCCGACATCGATGAGGCCGCGGGCGCTCTGAGCACCGGCCTGCTGTTCTTGTCTGCGGCGGCCCGTTTGGGGGACCGGCAGGTGGGCCAGAAACTGGCCGGCCTTGCAACCCAGGTCAATGGACGGTTCGCAGCACTGTGCCTCCGGCTGGCAGAGGGATTAAAGAAGTCCGACAGCGAGCAGCTGCTTGGGGCTGCCAAGGATGCCGAAGAGCTGGGCCACACCATCTTTGCAAGGGATGCGGCGCGCAAGGCGGTTAGTTGCGCCCACGATGCCGGCAACCGGATTTCACTGAGGATTGCCCAGCGTATGCAACAGTCCGTGGAAGACCGGATCGGCGGTCCGAAGAATGGGCTGCATTCCTTGACGACGTCAACGCTTACGGCCAGGGAGATCGAGGTCGCCGTCCGGGCAGCCAGCGGAACCTCCAACCGGAAGATCGCCGAACAGATCCACGTTTCGGTCCGGACCGTGGAGGGCCATCTGTACCAGGTGTACGCGAAACTGCATGTTGCAAGCCGGGCCGAGCTCAAAGAAGTGATGTCCGGCCCGGTGGACAATGTCCGTCTCGGCTGA
- a CDS encoding AAA family ATPase produces MTQQFGGKVGNVESLNQPAMLVARARLVKAVAGSLNDAGTSGALIVGGAGTGKTAVTTAVLHELRDHPPYIRLAATPALAAVPFGVLAPHLAELPARDLDSYPAVLQAMTSRLRSRSGRPLFVVDDAQSLDRGTLHLVAQAVATGAAGLLATSGPGTLIPKEFLALWDDGIVAKYELAALNRSEVHQLCEQVLRCDVSPWVSASFSYLAAGNPFMVLSLIEHCRRTGALALRHGVWLLVAEPVLAGFPEADLVHHQLQRLSSEANLAAALVALAGPLSVGQLLRFSNPKAVDALERAGIIEVSRSGDRRVRPASPLIGEIVRRQIPAGRSARLRGSLLALPGGGQLRPEAFRNQVRWAMDCGARVPAADLLRAARLANVALDPNAALRTAAAVGDESFLPQARLQAAYAQFTSGRPRIASGLLQQATGLHGPDEPYLSALLAARLKAVAAERGSGHAPPLNLGPALLPEPAQPARDGVGDINVFDPSGSLTEVEGRLRVVIEGTGAPATIRIPASSLLALIWSAQGRVLAGRALDQQAWQDAKCHELGLPLIDEDLLMRHCLVLTLAGEWDPAAAAIDDYARAYPPRLIRSGGMLQAMRGFSMIRQGRMPEALAAMSLAAEELKVADPWQLRCFVYSVASYAAAAAGDRDAGHEHLAAFRRLPGGEPLVLRLLVEAYSTVAAGTLARRDSQSTLTALAELARGQGLRGIETEIRRLALVPGDIPGAAALAICSSAVDGPESALVHDFARAVAGSDATGLMRTGDAALAAGYLRLALESAQQAEWCLTQEADHRRLPAVRAQVQQRLAALGMSPQLGFVDPEPAPALTARESEIRGLVSGGASNAEIAALLRVSERSIERHLYRIFARLGVSRPLDLPGPGSVPR; encoded by the coding sequence GTGACCCAGCAGTTCGGAGGAAAGGTGGGGAATGTGGAAAGCCTGAACCAACCCGCCATGCTCGTTGCCCGTGCCAGGCTCGTTAAGGCGGTTGCGGGCTCCCTCAACGACGCAGGCACATCCGGGGCTTTGATCGTCGGAGGCGCCGGCACCGGCAAAACCGCCGTGACCACGGCTGTTCTGCACGAACTTCGAGACCACCCGCCCTATATCCGTCTGGCCGCGACACCGGCGCTCGCGGCGGTCCCCTTCGGGGTGCTGGCGCCGCATCTGGCCGAGTTGCCGGCACGGGACCTCGACTCCTACCCCGCCGTTCTCCAAGCCATGACCAGCAGACTCAGGTCCAGGTCCGGGCGGCCGCTCTTTGTGGTCGACGATGCCCAGAGCCTGGACCGGGGGACCTTGCACCTGGTGGCGCAGGCAGTGGCCACCGGCGCAGCAGGCCTCCTCGCCACCAGCGGACCCGGAACATTGATCCCCAAAGAGTTCCTGGCACTCTGGGACGACGGAATCGTCGCGAAATACGAGCTTGCAGCGCTGAACCGGTCGGAAGTCCACCAGCTATGCGAACAAGTCCTGCGCTGCGACGTTTCACCGTGGGTCAGTGCGAGCTTTTCCTATCTCGCCGCGGGGAACCCGTTTATGGTGCTGTCCTTGATTGAACACTGCCGGCGGACCGGGGCGCTCGCGCTGCGGCACGGGGTATGGCTGCTGGTCGCTGAGCCGGTGCTTGCCGGATTCCCGGAAGCAGACCTCGTGCACCATCAACTCCAGAGGCTTTCCTCGGAGGCCAATCTTGCCGCCGCCCTGGTGGCATTGGCCGGGCCGTTGAGCGTCGGCCAGCTCCTGAGATTCAGCAATCCCAAGGCCGTCGACGCCCTGGAACGGGCCGGCATCATCGAGGTCTCCCGTTCGGGAGACCGGCGGGTTCGGCCCGCAAGTCCGCTGATCGGTGAAATTGTGCGTCGACAGATTCCGGCCGGACGCAGCGCTCGCCTGCGGGGGAGCCTACTGGCCCTTCCCGGCGGCGGGCAGCTTCGCCCGGAAGCGTTCCGGAACCAGGTCCGCTGGGCAATGGATTGCGGTGCCCGCGTCCCCGCAGCCGATCTTCTCCGGGCAGCCCGCCTGGCCAATGTTGCTCTCGACCCGAACGCCGCGCTGCGAACAGCTGCTGCCGTCGGCGACGAGTCTTTTTTGCCGCAGGCCCGTCTTCAGGCGGCTTACGCTCAATTCACCTCGGGCCGGCCCCGGATCGCCAGTGGCCTGCTCCAGCAGGCCACTGGTTTGCACGGACCCGATGAGCCCTACCTCTCGGCCCTGCTGGCTGCCCGGCTCAAGGCGGTCGCAGCAGAGCGTGGCAGCGGACACGCACCGCCGCTAAACCTCGGCCCGGCGCTGCTGCCGGAGCCTGCGCAGCCTGCCCGCGATGGGGTCGGGGACATCAACGTCTTCGACCCGAGCGGTTCCTTAACCGAAGTCGAGGGCAGACTCCGCGTTGTGATCGAAGGGACAGGGGCACCGGCAACGATCCGCATTCCGGCTTCTTCGTTGCTCGCCCTGATCTGGAGCGCCCAGGGGCGTGTTCTCGCGGGACGCGCCCTGGACCAGCAAGCCTGGCAAGACGCGAAGTGCCACGAGCTGGGTCTGCCGTTGATCGACGAGGACCTGCTGATGCGGCACTGCCTGGTTCTCACCTTGGCGGGGGAATGGGATCCCGCCGCAGCCGCCATCGACGACTACGCCAGGGCGTACCCCCCGCGGCTGATACGAAGCGGCGGCATGCTCCAGGCGATGCGTGGATTCTCGATGATCCGACAAGGCCGGATGCCTGAGGCCCTGGCAGCTATGTCACTCGCCGCAGAAGAACTCAAGGTAGCGGATCCCTGGCAGTTGCGCTGCTTCGTCTACTCGGTCGCGTCATATGCGGCTGCCGCGGCAGGGGACCGGGACGCCGGCCACGAACATTTGGCGGCGTTCCGACGGCTTCCCGGCGGCGAACCACTGGTCCTGCGACTCCTCGTCGAAGCGTATTCCACGGTCGCCGCCGGCACTCTTGCCAGACGGGATAGCCAAAGTACCCTGACGGCCCTGGCGGAGCTGGCCCGCGGCCAGGGCCTGCGCGGGATCGAAACGGAAATACGGAGGCTGGCGCTGGTCCCGGGCGATATCCCAGGCGCTGCCGCCCTCGCCATATGCAGCAGCGCAGTTGACGGGCCGGAGTCTGCTCTGGTGCATGATTTTGCGCGCGCGGTTGCAGGGTCCGATGCGACCGGCTTGATGAGGACCGGCGATGCCGCCTTGGCCGCAGGCTACCTGCGTCTGGCGCTCGAATCCGCGCAGCAGGCCGAATGGTGCCTGACGCAGGAAGCGGACCATCGCCGCCTGCCTGCTGTCCGGGCACAGGTCCAGCAACGGTTGGCGGCTCTGGGGATGTCCCCGCAGCTGGGGTTCGTCGATCCCGAGCCTGCCCCGGCCCTGACGGCCCGCGAATCCGAGATCCGTGGCCTGGTCTCCGGCGGCGCCAGCAATGCCGAGATTGCTGCGTTGCTTCGGGTCTCGGAGCGCAGCATCGAACGGCATCTGTACAGGATCTTCGCCCGGCTCGGCGTCAGCCGGCCTCTCGATCTTCCGGGCCCGGGCTCCGTTCCGCGATAA